From Anopheles funestus chromosome 3RL, idAnoFuneDA-416_04, whole genome shotgun sequence, a single genomic window includes:
- the LOC125771419 gene encoding myosin heavy chain, non-muscle isoform X2, with the protein MAEDLRDRNDPELKYLSVERNSFNDPATQAEWTQKRLVWVPHESQGFVAASIKGERGDEVEVELAETGKRVLVLKDDIQKMNPPKFDKVEDMAELTCLNEASVLHNIKDRYYSGLIYTYSGLFCVVVNPYKKLPIYTEKIMEKYKGIKRHEVPPHVFAITDTAYRSMLQDREDQSILCTGESGAGKTENTKKVIQYLAYVAASKPKGSVATPTPALIIGELEQQLLQANPILEAFGNAKTVKNDNSSRFGKFIRINFDASGYISGANIETYLLEKSRAIRQAKDERTFHIFYQLLAGASPEQRERFILDDVKTYPFLSNGGLPVPGVDDYAEFQATVKSMNIMGMTAEDFNSIFRIVSAVLLFGSMTFKQERNSDQATLPDNTVAQKIAHLLGLSVTDMTKAFLTPRIKVGRDFVTKAQTREQVEFAVEAIAKACYEKMFKWLVNRINRSLDRTKRQGASFIGILDMAGFEIFELNSFEQLCINYTNEKLQQLFNHTMFILEQEEYQREGIEWKFIDFGLDLQPTIDLIDKPGGIMALLDEECWFPKATDKSFVEKLAAAHSMHPKFMKTDFRGVADFAVVHYAGKVDYSATKWLMKNMDPLNENVVSLLQASQDPFVVQIWKDAEIVGMAQQALTDTQFGARTRKGMFRTVSHLYKEQLAKLMDTLRNTNPNFVRCIIPNHEKRAGKIDAPLVLDQLRCNGVLEGIRICRQGFPNRIPFQEFRQRYELLTPNVIPKGFMDGKRACEQMIKSLELDSNLYRIGQSKIFFRAGVLAHLEEERDYKITDLIVNFQAFCRGFLARRNYQKRLQQLNAIRIIQRNCAAYLKLRNWQWWRLYTKVKPLLEVTKQEEKLVQKEDELRQIRDKLENLSKNSQEYEKKYQQAMEEKTHLAEQLQAEIELCAEAEEGRARLVARKQELEELMQDLESRIEEEEERVNALTSEKKKLQINIQDLEEQLEEEEAARQKLQLEKVQLDAKLKKMEEDVALIEDQNHKLVKEKKLLEERANDLSQTLAEEEEKAKHLAKLKVKHESTIAELEERLLKDHQQRQEADRSKRKIETEVADLKEQINERRMQIEEMQQQLVKREEELAQTLVRIDEESAAKAAAQKTQRELESQLAEIQEDLEAEKLARSKAEKQKRDLNEELEALKNELLDSLDTTAAQQELRSKREQEVATLKKTLEDESANHESSLMDMRHKHAQEISSINEQLENLKKMKGGLEKSKQQLEAENADLATELRNVNQSRQENDRRRKQAETQIAELQVKLAEVDRVRVELQDKVTKLQQETENITQQLDEAELKASAAIKSAGNLESQLTEAQQLLEEETRQKLGLSSKLRQIESEKEALQEQLEEDEEAKTNYEKKLAELNFTIQELKKRSEEDSDIAKELEESKKKMNKDIETLQRQIQELQAANDRLDKSKKKIQSELEDATIELETQRTKVLELEKKQKNFDKVLAEEKAIGEQVAQERDAAEREAREKETKVLSLSRELDEAFEKIDELETKRKGLQNELDELANTQGTADKNVHELEKAKRALESQLAELKAQNEELEDDLQLTEDAKLRLEVNMQALRAQFERDIQAKEEQSEEKRRGLVKALRDLEAELDEERKQRAAAVAAKKKLEGDIKDMEATLEMNNKVKEDALKQAKKLQAQIKDAIRDAEEAKAAKEELAAISKESERKVKTLEADVMQLSEDLSSSERARRAAEGERDELLEEINSNSNKGSLMIDEKRRLEARIAALEEELEEEQSNLELMVDRNRKAQLTIEQLTTELATEKSNAQNNEALKCGLERLNKELKAKLSEQETALRTKLKAATAASEAKNMNLEKQLENETKERLAVQKANRKLEKRIKELTMNIEDERRHADQFKEQIEKANNRMKTLKRNLDEAEEEIQKEKTLKRKAQRECEDMLESHEALSREVNALKSKLRRGGAMGSLSSSRLTPKRENDSISVQDESLDGEDNSN; encoded by the exons ATGGCGGAAGATCTGCGAGACCGTAACGATCCGGAGCTGAAATATCTGTCGGTGGAGCGAAATTCGTTCAATGATCCGGCTACGCAGGCCGAGTGGACACAAAAGCGGTTAGTTTGGGTACCGCATGAATCACAG GGTTTCGTCGCTGCCAGTATCAAAGGCGAGCGTGGCGATGAGGTGGAGGTCGAGCTGGCCGAAACCGGCAAGCGCGTGCTGGTACTTAAGGATGACATCCAGAAAATGAACCCGCCCAAATTCGACAAAGTCGAAGATATGGCCGAGCTGACGTGCCTGAACGAAGCCTCTGTCCTGCACAACATCAAGGACCGATACTACTCCGGTTTGATATAT ACATACTCGGGTCTGTTCTGCGTAGTGGTGAACCCGTACAAGAAGCTGCCTATCTACACCGAGAAGATCATGGAGAAATACAAAGGCATCAAACGGCACGAAGTGCCACCACACGTATTCGCGATCACAGACACCGCCTATAGATCGATGCTTCAAG ATCGAGAGGATCAATCAATTCTTTGCACTGGCGAGTCGGGCGCGGGTAAAACCGAGAACACAAAGAAAGTTATCCAGTATTTAGCGTACGTCGCTGCATCGAAACCGAAGGGATCCGTCGCG ACACCAACGCCAGCACTTATCATC ggCGAGTTGGAGCAGCAGCTGCTTCAGGCAAATCCCATTCTGGAAGCGTTCGGTAATGCCAAGACGGTGAAAAATGACAATTCGTCTCGTTTC GGCAAATTTATTCGGATAAACTTTGACGCTTCGGGTTACATTTCCGGAGCTAACATCGAGACGTATCTGCTGGAGAAGTCACGTGCCATTCGCCAGGCGAAAGATGAGCGTACATTCCACATCTTCTACCAGCTGCTGGCCGGCGCATCGCCCGAACAACGCGAGCGCTTCATCCTTGACGACGTTAAGACATATCCATTTTTGTCCAACGGTGGGCTGCCGGTACCGGGAGTGGATGATTATGCCGAATTCCAGGCCACAGTGAAGAGCATGAACATTATGGGCATGACAGCGGAGGACTTTAATTCGATCTTCCGCATTGTGAGTGCGGTGCTGCTGTTCGGCTCGATGACGTTCAAGCAGGAGCGCAATTCGGACCAAGCCACGCTGCCTGACAATACGGTGGCGCAGAAAATAGCGCATCTGCTTGGCCTGAGCGTGACGGACATGACGAAGGCATTCCTGACGCCCCGTATCAAGGTTGGGCGAGACTTTGTGACCAAGGCGCAGACGCGGGAGCAGGTAGAGTTCGCCGTGGAAGCGATCGCTAAGGCATGCTACGAGAAGATGTTCAAGTGGCTGGTAAATCGGATAAATCGATCACTCGATCGTACCAAGCGTCAGGGTGCCTCGTTCATCGGTATTCTCGATATGGCTGGTTTTGAAATATTCGAACTGAACTCGTTCGAGCAGCTGTGCATTAACTACACGAACGAAAAGCTCCAGCAACTTTTCAACCACACCATGTTCATCCTCGAACAGGAAGAATATCAGCGTGAAGGCATCGAGTGGAAGTTCATCGATTTCGGGCTCGACCTGCAGCCAACGATTGATCTGATCGATAAACCGGGCGGCATTATGGCTTTGTTGGATGAGGAGTGCTGGTTCCCAAAGGCAACCGACAAATCGTTTGTGGAGAAGCTGGCCGCCGCTCATTCCATGCATCCGAAGTTCATGAAGACGGACTTTAGAGGTGTGGCGGACTTTGCTGTCGTTCACTACGCGGGCAAAGTGGATTACTCGGCGACAAAATGGTTGATGAAAAATATGGACCCACTGAACGAAAACGTGGTGTCTTTGCTGCAAGCATCGCAGGATCCATTTGTGGTGCAGATTTGGAAGGACGCTGAGATTGTCGGTATGGCACAGCAGGCTCTCACCGACACCCAGTTCGGTGCTCGAACACGCAAAGGTATGTTCCGTACCGTTTCGCATCTGTACAAGGAGCAGCTCGCGAAGCTTATGGATACGCTGCGCAACACGAACCCGAATTTTGTCCGCTGCATAATCCCGAACCACGAAAAGCGTGCGGGAAAAATTGATGCACCGCTTGTGTTGGATCAATTGCGCTGCAACGGTGTGCTCGAGGGAATCCGTATCTGCAGGCAGGGCTTCCCTAATCGCATTCCGTTCCAAGAGTTCCGACAACGGTACGAACTACTTACGCCTAACGTCATTCCTAAAGGTTTTATGGATGGCAAACGGGCTTGCGAGCAGATGATCAAATCGTTGGAACTGGACAGTAATTTGTATCGCATCGGCCAGTCGAAGATCTTCTTCCGTGCGGGTGTGTTAGCTCATCTCGAGGAGGAACGTGACTATAAGATTACGGACTTGATCGTCAACTTCCAAGCGTTCTGTCGCGGTTTCCTTGCTCGCCGTAATTATCAAAAACGGCTACAACAGCTAAATGCGATTCGTATTATTCAGCGCAACTGTGCCGCTTATCTGAAGTTGCGCAACTGGCAGTGGTGGCGTCTGTACACGAAAGTGAAACCGTTGCTCGAGGTAACCAAGCAAGAGGAGAAGCTGGTGCAAAAGGAAGATGAGCTACGTCAAATACGCGACAAGCTTGAGAACTTGTCGAAGAATTCTCAGGAGTATGAGAAGAAATATCAACAGGCGATGGAGGAGAAGACACATCTAGCCGAACAACTGCAAGCGGAAATAGAGCTGTGTGCCGAAGCGGAAGAAGGACGTGCTCGTCTAGTTGCTCGTAAGCAGGAGCTTGAAGAACTGATGCAGGACCTCGAATCGCGCATCGAAGAAGAGGAGGAACGTGTGAACGCACTGACaagcgaaaagaagaaacttCAAATCAACATTCAGGACCTGGAAGAGCAGCTAGAGGAGGAGGAAGCCGCGCGTCAGAAGCTTCAGCTCGAGAAGGTACAACTCGATGCAAAgttgaagaaaatggaagaagacGTAGCATTGATTGAAGACCAGAATCACAAACTGGTGAAGGAGAAGAAACTGCTAGAGGAACGTGCCAACGATCTGTCTCAAACGCTTgctgaagaagaagagaaagcgAAACATCTTGCCAAGCTGAAGGTGAAACACGAGTCGACGATCGCAGAGCTTGAGGAGCGCCTTTTGAAGGATCACCAGCAGCGCCAGGAAGCGGATCGCTCGAAGCGAAAGATTGAAACGGAAGTAGCCGATTTGAAGGAGCAGATCAATGAACGACGCATGCAGATCGaggagatgcagcagcagctggtgAAACGCGAAGAAGAACTCGCACAGACACTTGTGCGCATCGACGAAGAGTCGGCAGCGAAGGCGGCGGCTCAGAAAACACAGCGCGAACTCGAATCGCAACTGGCCGAAATCCAGGAAGATCTGGAAGCCGAGAAGCTTGCTCGTTCCAAGGCAGAAAAGCAAAAGCGTGATCTTAACGAAGAACTTGAAGCTCTGAAGAACGAACTGTTGGATTCGCTGGACACCACAGCTG CACAACAAGAACTGCGATCGAAACGGGAACAAGAGGTAGCCACATTAAAGAAGACGCTGGAAGATGAGTCTGCCAACCATGAATCATCCTTGATGGACATGCGTCATAAGCATGCGCAAGAGATTTCTTCCATTAACGAGCAGCTGGAGaatctgaaaaaaatgaagggtGGCTTGGAGAAGAGCAAACAGCAGCTTGAGGCAGAAAATGCCGATCTTGCCACCGAACTGCGCAACGTAAACCAATCGCGCCAGGAGAACGATCGTCGGCGTAAACAAGCAGAAACACAGATCGCCGAGTTGCAG GTAAAACTGGCTGAAGTCGATCGTGTTCGTGTCGAGCTCCAGGACAAGGTGACAAAACTCCAacaagaaacagaaaacatcACTCAACAGCTTGACGAAGCCGAATTGAAAGCATCGGCAGCAATCAAGAGCGCTGGCAATCTAGAAAGTCAGTTGACCGAAGCTCAGCAGTTGCTGGAGGAAGAAACGCGTCAAAAACTTGGTTTGAGCTCCAAGTTACGTCAAATCGAATCAGAGAAGGAGGCGCTCCAAGAACAACTAGAAGAGGATGAAGAAGCAAAGACTAACTACGAAAAGAAGCTGGCCGAGCTGAATTTTACCATTCAGGAGCTCAAGAAACGCTCGGAGGAGGACTCGGACATTGCCAAGGAACTGGAGgaatcgaagaagaaaatgaacaaagaTATTGAAACGCTTCAGCGCCAGATCCAGGAATTGCAGGCGGCCAACGATCGCTTGGATAAGAGCAAAAAGAAGATCCAGTCTGAGCTTGAGGATGCGACCATCGAGCTAGAAACTCAGCGTACCAAGGTGTTGGAGCTGgaaaagaaacagaagaacTTCGACAAAGTGTTGGCCGAAGAGAAGGCTATCGGCGAACAAGTGGCCCAGGAACGTGACGCTGCTGAGCGCGAggcaagagagaaagaaacgaaGGTTCTCTCACTATCCCGCGAGCTTGACGAAGCATTCGAGAAGATTGACGAGCTGGAAACGAAGCGCAAGGGACTGCAGAATGAATTGGACGAGCTGGCAAATACACAG GGAACAGCCGACAAAAATGTGCATGAGCTAGAAAAGGCAAAGCGGGCCCTAGAAAGTCAATTGGCGGAACTGAAGGCACAAAATGAGGAGCTCGAGGACGATCTACAACTGACCGAAGATGCCAAGCTGCGGTTAGAGGTAAACATGCAAGCCCTGCGCGCACAGTTCGAACGTGACATTCAGGCAAAGGAGGAACAATCGGAAGAGAAGCGACGCGGATTGGTCAAAGCGTTGCGGGATCTCGAAGCCGAGCTCGACGAAGAACGCAAACAGCGTGCCGCTGCCGTGGCAGCGAAGAAAAAGCTCGAGGGTGACATAAAGGACATGGAGGCGACGCTCGAGATGAACAACAAGGTGAAGGAGGACGCACTGAAGCAGGCAAAGAAGCTGCAGGCACAAATTAAAGACGCCATCCGTGACGCCGAGGAAGCTAAGGCGGCTAAGGAGGAGTTAGCTGCCATTAGTAAGGAGTCTGAGCGCAAGGTGAAAACACTCGAGGCGGACGTAATGCAACTGTCCGAAGATCTGTCCAGTTCGGAACGGGCACGCCGTGCTGCGGAGGGCGAGCGTGACGAGCTGCTCGAGGAAATCAATTCCAACTCCAACAAGGGCTCGCTAATGATCGACGAAAAGCGACGCCTTGAAGCACGCATTGCCGCCCTCGAGGAAGAACTCGAAGAAGAACAATCCAACCTCGAGCTCATGGTGGATAGAAACCGCAAGGCTCAGCTTACGATCGAACAGCTGACGACTGAGCTGGCTACGGAAAAGTCGAACGCACAGAACAACGAAGCTCTCAAGTGTGGACTCGAACGGCTTAACAAAGAGCTTAAGGCGAAACTGTCCGAACAGGAGACGGCACTCCGCACGAAGCTGAAGGCAGCCACGGCCGCTTCCGAGGCCAAGAATATGAATCTGGAGAAACAGctcgaaaacgaaacgaaggaGCGGCTGGCCGTGCAAAAGGCAAACCGCAAGCTCGAGAAACGCATCAAGGAGCTGACGATGAACATCGAGGACGAGCGACGACATGCCGATCAGTTTAAGGAGCAAATAGAAAAG GCCAACAATCGCATGAAAACGCTCAAGCGCAACCTCGACGAAGCGGAAGAAGAAATCCAGAAAGAGAAGACACTGAAACGAAAGGCCCAGAGGGAATGCGAAGATATGCTCGAAAGTCACGAAGCACTATCGCGGGAAGTGAATGCACTCAAGTCGAAACTGAG